One Chitinophagales bacterium genomic window carries:
- a CDS encoding haloacid dehalogenase encodes MKQALFFDFDGVVLDSVNVKTEAFYEMYLPYGEDIALQAKAYHLHHGGISRFEKFRYFEESLLHRKVSEQDLQKLGTRFSELVFEKVLHAPFIEGFPQFIEACHQHYDCYVVSGTPESELRLITDKRQLHRYFKGIYGSPAKKTDILASLIAQHGYDVQQCYYFGDAMTDLEAAKAHHIRFILVRSSDNRYLEALSDKAIDSFSDLKLHPSGFLNV; translated from the coding sequence ATGAAGCAGGCATTGTTTTTTGACTTTGATGGAGTGGTGCTGGACAGTGTCAATGTGAAAACGGAAGCCTTTTATGAAATGTATCTGCCCTATGGAGAGGATATCGCTCTGCAGGCTAAGGCCTATCACCTGCATCATGGCGGCATATCGCGGTTTGAAAAATTCAGGTATTTTGAAGAATCGCTGCTTCATCGTAAAGTCAGCGAACAGGATTTGCAGAAGCTGGGAACCCGTTTCTCGGAGCTGGTTTTTGAAAAAGTCCTGCATGCGCCTTTCATCGAGGGGTTTCCTCAATTTATTGAAGCCTGCCATCAGCATTACGACTGCTATGTGGTTTCGGGCACTCCCGAAAGTGAGTTAAGACTGATTACCGACAAACGCCAGCTGCATCGCTACTTTAAAGGCATTTACGGTAGCCCGGCAAAAAAGACAGACATTCTTGCTTCCCTCATCGCCCAGCATGGCTATGACGTGCAACAGTGCTACTACTTCGGAGATGCCATGACCGATCTGGAGGCGGCCAAAGCGCACCATATCCGTTTTATTCTGGTCCGATCATCTGACAATCGCTATCTGGAGGCGTTAAGTGATAAAGCGATAGATAGCTTTTCAGACCTGAAACTTCATCCTTCCGGTTTTCTGAATGTATAA